The Actinoplanes sp. N902-109 genomic interval GTTCGCCGGCCGCCTGCAGCAGGTACGCCACCACCACCCAGAGCGGTGAGACCAGCCGCCCGCCGGCCGCCAGCACGTGGGCCAGCGACATGAGCAACAGGCTCAGCCCGGCGAAGCCCATCGCACCGGCCACCTTGCCGGGCGCTGCCAGCCGGTCCCCGAGGCGTAGCCACAGCCAGCCGGCCACCGGGGCCAGCAGCAGCAGGAAGACCGGGTTGGCGGCCTGGAACCAGCTCGCCGGAACGAGGAAGCCGCCCACCGAGCGGTCCACCGACTCCTTGACGAACTGGGTGAACAACGACCCGGTCTGGGCGTGCAGACCCCAGAAAACGGCACTGGCCAGCAGAAGCAGGTGCAGGGCACGCAGCCGCGACCGGTCGGCGGTGGTGGTGCCGGGGCGGCGGGCGATCCGGCGCAGCGCGACGAACGGCACGGTGATCACCACCGCCAGCAGCAGCGCGAAGATGCTCTGGACGGCGACGGTGGCGAGCGCGGTGGCCACGGCGGCCACCACGACCAGCGCCACGAGGCTGTGGCGCAGGACCCGGCGGCGTTCCTCCGGTGCGGCGGGATGCGCCGGGCTGCGGCCGACCTCGCCGAAGCGGCGCAGCCCCCGGACGTAGTGCAGCAGGCCCATGGTCATGCCCACCGCCGCCGCGCCGAACCCCAGGTGCCAGTTGACCCGCTCGCCGAGGAACCCGGTGACCACCGGGGCCAGCAGCGCGCTCACCTGGATGCTGACGTAGAAGAAGGAGAAGGCGGCCTCCCGCCGGTCGTCCCGGCCCGGGTAGAGCGTGCCGATCATCGCCGACATGCTCGGTTTCACCAGTCCGGTGCCGGCGACGATCAGCACCATGCCGGCGTAGAAGAAGCCACCGGCGGGCACGGCGAAGCTGTA includes:
- a CDS encoding peptide MFS transporter; this translates as MAPSRRPHVVDELVRQPRWFATLFVVDMWERFSFYGMQAILYLYLVASPADGGLGMGVGTASALYGTYMSLVFMAALPGGWVADRVLGARKATLLGGVLIAAGHYSFAVPAGGFFYAGMVLIVAGTGLVKPSMSAMIGTLYPGRDDRREAAFSFFYVSIQVSALLAPVVTGFLGERVNWHLGFGAAAVGMTMGLLHYVRGLRRFGEVGRSPAHPAAPEERRRVLRHSLVALVVVAAVATALATVAVQSIFALLLAVVITVPFVALRRIARRPGTTTADRSRLRALHLLLLASAVFWGLHAQTGSLFTQFVKESVDRSVGGFLVPASWFQAANPVFLLLLAPVAGWLWLRLGDRLAAPGKVAGAMGFAGLSLLLMSLAHVLAAGGRLVSPLWVVVAYLLQAAGELAIGPIVLSLCAAVAPPGHTGRLIGVSWLFAALGVGVLGQGTRLYGPLPGAVYFLIAGLLAAGIAVAVAVGTPALSRHLAAPVPAGGPAAPAPEPPADVIRSATPPRQPTTFD